Proteins from one Hyperolius riggenbachi isolate aHypRig1 chromosome 2, aHypRig1.pri, whole genome shotgun sequence genomic window:
- the LOC137547468 gene encoding olfactory receptor 52D1-like → LGFLVIVLSNCAVISTIILHKSLHEPMYLFISSLCLNGLYGSSAFFPNLFIDLLSKVPTISYIGCVTQVFCIHTYMGCELTILAVMAYDRYLCICDPLRYNSLMTLMMVFKLIVGAWVLGITLFTIHFTLTLRLPLCGDTILKIYCDNWSVVRLSCIDTTVNNIFGLFITAVIVGLMPVLIFISYVKILKVCIQSSKDFRTKALQTCTPHLVTITNFAINVLFEILLHRFTPTNLPYEVRTVMSLQFLVVPPILNPLIYGLKTKEIRVRMTQLVCPKLTARKTDPWVS, encoded by the coding sequence CTTGGTTTCCTAGTCATTGTGCTCTCCAACTGCGCCGTCATCTCAACCATCATCTTACACAAGAGTCTTCACGAGCCCATGTACTTATTCATATCTTCACTGTGCTTGAATGGACTCTACGGGAGCAGTGCATTCTTCCCCAATCTCTTCATTGATCTGCTCAGCAAAGTTCCAACTATTTCCTACATAGGTTGTGTCACCCAGGTCTTCTGCATTCACACATACATGGGCTGTGAGTTGACCATTTTAGCTGTGATGGCTTATGACCGATACTTGTGCATCTGCGACCCTTTAAGATATAACAGTCTGATGACCTTGATGATGGTCTTCAAGCTGATCGTAGGGGCCTGGGTGTTGGGCATCACCTTATTCACTATTCACTTCACACTAACACTCAGGCTTCCATTGTGTGGTGACACCATATTGAAGATCTACTGTGACAACTGGTCTGTAGTAAGGCTCTCCTGCATTGACACGACTGTGAACAACATTTTTGGGCTGTTCATCACAGCAGTCATAGTTGGCCTGATGCCAGTGCTCATCTTCATCTCCTACGTTAAGATTCTAAAGGTGTGCATTCAATCATCAAAGGACTTTAGGACCAAAGCCCTTCAGACCTGCACTCCACACCTTGTCACCATTACCAATTTTGCCATCAATGTGCTTTTTGAGATTCTTCTACATCGCTTCACTCCAACCAACCTGCCTTATGAAGTCAGGACGGTTATGTCACTGCAGTTCCTTGTGGTTCCACCAATTCTGAACCCACTCATCTATGGCCTTAAAACCAAGGAGATACGTGTGAGGATGACTCAGCTTGTTTGCCCTAAATTAACAGCCAGGAAAACTGACCCATGGGTGTCATAA